One genomic window of Motacilla alba alba isolate MOTALB_02 chromosome 3, Motacilla_alba_V1.0_pri, whole genome shotgun sequence includes the following:
- the BCL2L11 gene encoding bcl-2-like protein 11, producing the protein MAKQPPEVKARRDGEGGRLPAAEGPGPGAQLRPGAPAALPGAGPVSAAAAVRGPPASPGPFATRSPLFIFVRRSPLLPRSSSGYFSFEAERSPAPLGCDKATQTPSPPCQALSHCLSAMASRWQSHSPAEEVQPEIWIAQELRRIGDEFNASYCPRRGFLDHQVGNPQVMILRLLRCIVRLIWRLH; encoded by the exons ATGGCCAAGCAGCCCCCCGAGGTGAAGGCGCGACGCGACGGCGAGGGCGGGCGGCTGCCGGCGGCGgaggggccgggcccgggcgcGCAGCTGCGCCccggcgctcccgccgcccTGCCCGGGGCCGGCCCGGTGTCCGCGGCCGCCGCGGTGCGGGGCCCGcccgccagccccggcccctTCGCCACCCGCTCGCCGCTCTTCATCTTCGTGCGGAGGTCGCCGCTGCTGCCGCGCTCCTCCAGCGGGTACTTCTCGTTCGAAGCCGAGCGCAGCCCCGCGCCCCTGGGCTGCGACAAGGCCACGCAGACCCCCAGCCCGCCCTGCCAGGCGCTCAGCCACTGCCTCAGCGCCATGG CTTCCCGGTGGCAATCCCACTCTCCAGCTGAAGAGGTGCAGCCGGAGATCTGGATCGCGCAGGAGCTGCGCCGCATCGGGGACGAGTTCAATGCCTCCTATTGTCCACGCAGG GGTTTCTTGGATCACCAGGTGGGAAACCCCCAGGTCATGATCCTGCGCCTGCTGCGTTGCATCGTCCGCCTCATCTGGAGGCTCCATTGA
- the LOC119698976 gene encoding collagen alpha-1(I) chain-like, protein MAGAGRCDPPFPAWPEGGGLGLKGFVGPRQPFLREPPAAVPSSGEPEIVRCEGRGAGCRGCRGSANPFGAASRAPRGSGAAGSGSLRERSRVSQCLSPPPAGQPEPSRLLPRESPELVIEGAAGPLGAALPSPARRESRGCCGITELSPGGPQPRALPCGPKSPKNPGGRTPLLLPSRCCCCWRPESPPTPSVACPGVTLLEFQPNCRIPACSCALSRWKRKHMKREMSFVLPLELRCSSTKPGLNPVAGAAAQSRDSQISILVPMRVVGCVLGEVYGVFLTLKNVPCSTWVTQLIFSTSLLYLNVSARINQAPAQKLG, encoded by the exons atggcagGAGCGGGGCGCTGCGACCCCCCCTTCCCCGCTTGGCCCGAGGGAGGCGGGCTGGGGCTGAAGGGCTTTGTGGGGCCAAGGCAGCCCTTCCTGAGGGAGCCGCCggctgctgttcccagctcgGGGGAGCCCGAAATTGTGCGGTGCGAGGGCCGCGGTGcgggctgccggggctgccgcggCTCCGCGAATCCGTTTGGAGCGGCTTCCCGGGCGCCTCGGGGCTCGGGCGCCGCCGGCAGCGGCAGCCTCAGGGAAAGGAGCCGGGTTTCACAATGCCTCAGTCCTCCCCCGGCCGGGCAGCCCGAGCCGAGCCGCCTCTTGCCCCGAGAAAGCCCAGAATTGGTTATCgagggggcagcggggccgctCGGCGCGGCGCTCCCCTCGCCGGCGCGCCGGGAGAGCCGCGGCTGCTGCGGCATCACCGAGCTCAGCCCGGGGGGGCCACAGCCCCGAGCCCTGCCGTGCGGCCCGAAATCCCCGAAAAACCCTGGGGGTAGaacccctctgctcctcccgagccgctgctgctgctgctggcggcCAGAATCGCCTCCCACACCGAGCGTGGCGTGCCCCGGGGTGACTCTGCTTGAATTTCAGCCAAATTGCCGAATTCCCGCTTGCTCCTGCG CTCTCTCACGATGGAAGCGAAAACacatgaaaagagaaatgtcTTTTGTTCTCCCACTCGAATTAAGATGCTCCAGCACCAAACCAGGGTTGAACCCcgtggctggagctgctgcccagtcCAGGGACTCACAAATCAGCATTTTGGTACCGATGAGGGTGGTTGGATGTGTTTTGGGGGAGGTTTATGGTgtttttttaaccttaaaaaaTGTGCCCTGCAGCACGTGGGTAACTCAGCTCATTTTCTCGACCAGCCTGCTCTACCTGAACGTCTCTGCTCGAATAAATCAGGCTCCAGCTCAGAAATTAGGATGA